In Roseomonas fluvialis, one genomic interval encodes:
- a CDS encoding FkbM family methyltransferase, translating into MRLAALPRLAGFLWRHPLVRRDPLGAAARLLRWQAAARRGQVLEPPWVEGPAGLVRLRLKRGLSSATACWYAGLTDPAEMGFVLQALRAGDRMVDVGANVGVYAVLAAGAAGAQVLALEPAAETLPDLRAMVALNGVLDRVEIRPVAASAAPGVLRFTTGRGTTNQAAPDGAAEVPVDTLDRLCADTPPLLLKVDVEGAEPDVLAGAATLLAGEVLKAAILETAGATDTAIEARLRAAGFAPFAYDPCPRRLTPLSGPARPNTLYLRDLPFWQARLATAPVIRVFGRAL; encoded by the coding sequence ATGCGCCTCGCCGCGCTGCCGCGGCTGGCCGGCTTCCTGTGGCGGCACCCGCTGGTGCGCCGGGACCCGCTGGGCGCGGCGGCACGGCTGCTGCGCTGGCAGGCCGCGGCGCGGCGCGGCCAGGTGCTGGAACCGCCCTGGGTCGAAGGCCCGGCCGGCCTGGTGCGCCTGCGCCTGAAGCGTGGCCTGTCGTCGGCCACGGCCTGTTGGTACGCCGGCCTGACCGACCCCGCCGAGATGGGCTTCGTGCTGCAGGCGCTGCGCGCGGGTGACCGCATGGTCGATGTGGGCGCCAATGTGGGCGTCTATGCCGTGCTCGCCGCCGGTGCCGCGGGCGCGCAGGTACTGGCGCTGGAGCCGGCAGCCGAGACCCTGCCCGACCTGCGCGCGATGGTCGCGCTGAACGGCGTCCTGGACCGCGTCGAGATCCGTCCGGTCGCCGCAAGTGCCGCGCCCGGCGTGCTGCGCTTCACCACCGGGCGCGGCACCACCAACCAGGCGGCGCCGGACGGCGCGGCCGAGGTGCCGGTGGATACGCTCGACAGGCTGTGCGCCGATACGCCGCCGCTGCTGCTCAAGGTCGATGTGGAAGGGGCCGAGCCCGACGTGCTGGCGGGCGCCGCCACCTTGCTGGCGGGCGAGGTGCTGAAAGCCGCGATCCTCGAGACGGCGGGCGCCACCGATACGGCGATCGAGGCCAGGCTGCGCGCCGCCGGCTTCGCGCCCTTCGCGTATGATCCCTGCCCGCGCCGCCTCACGCCCCTGTCCGGCCCGGCCCGGCCGAACACCCTTTACCTGCGCGACCTGCCCTTCTGGCAGGCGCGCCTCGCGACCGCACCGGTGATCCGGGTCTTCGGCCGCGCGCTGTAG
- the gyrA gene encoding DNA gyrase subunit A, with protein sequence MSDPSTPEQPPFDTQPVALEEEMRRSYLDYAMSVIVARALPDARDGLKPVHRRILFAMQEAGYTADKPYRKSARVVGDVMGKYHPHGDASIYDAMVRMAQPFSMRVPLIDGQGNFGSVDGDPPAAMRYTEARLAPSAMALLEGIDEDTVDFQANYDESAEEPRVLPAAFPNLLVNGANGIAVGMATNIPTHNPTEIIDATLALVADNSLTLDDLMRIVPGPDFPTGGLILGRAGIRSAFETGRGSIPLRARAEIEEMKGNRQCIAVSEIPYQVNKSTLLEKIAELVRAKAIEGISDLRDESDRSGMRIVIELKRDATAEVVLNQLYRMTQLQTSFAVNFLALNNGRPQQMGLKDALMAFIAFREEVILRRSRHRLAKARERGHLLIGLAIAVANIDEVIRVIRASADAATARAALMDRAWPAGDVGVLLALVDDYRNVITPEGTVRLTEEQARGILELRLQRLTGLERDKITGELGEVGDRIRDLLDILGSRARRMEVMTAELLKVRAEIASPRMTQIVDHVADVDDESLIEPGTMVVTLTRDGYVKRTPLDTFRAQGRGGKGRTGAGTREDDVVIRSFVAHTHQFVLFFTSRGMAFREKVWQLPEASPTARGRSLRQVLNLQDGESVTAVLPLPLDETLWEGLHLVFATLHGNVRRNRLSDFRNVRSSGLIAMKLGERDSLIGVSTCREGDDVMLATRLGRCIRFQAEPDTLRLFAGRDSDGVRGIRLQEGDSVIALSVLRHIEASPAERAAYLKAAAAKRRAGDEEAEAPTAADDAEEPVVEIALTPERFDELEAAEEIILAVTDGGFGKRTSAHEYRVTGRGGQGITGITLSKRTGREVVATFPVRPGDHLMLVTDGGQLIRIESDDVRITGRQGMGVTLMRLSDGERVISCFPIADEGEDDEAAADHD encoded by the coding sequence GTGAGCGACCCCAGCACCCCCGAGCAGCCCCCCTTCGACACGCAGCCCGTGGCTCTCGAGGAGGAGATGCGCCGCTCCTACCTCGACTACGCCATGAGCGTGATCGTCGCGCGCGCCTTGCCCGACGCGCGCGACGGGCTGAAGCCGGTGCACCGGCGCATCCTGTTCGCCATGCAGGAGGCCGGCTACACGGCCGACAAGCCGTATCGCAAGTCGGCCCGCGTGGTTGGCGACGTGATGGGCAAGTATCACCCGCATGGCGATGCCTCGATCTACGACGCCATGGTGCGCATGGCGCAGCCGTTTTCGATGCGCGTGCCGCTGATCGACGGGCAGGGGAATTTCGGGTCCGTCGATGGCGATCCGCCGGCGGCGATGCGCTACACGGAAGCGCGGCTGGCACCATCCGCCATGGCGCTGCTGGAAGGAATCGACGAGGACACGGTCGATTTCCAGGCCAACTACGACGAGAGCGCGGAAGAACCGCGCGTGCTGCCCGCCGCCTTCCCGAACCTGCTGGTGAACGGCGCGAACGGCATCGCGGTCGGCATGGCGACCAATATCCCGACGCATAACCCGACCGAGATCATCGACGCCACGCTCGCGCTGGTGGCGGACAATTCGCTGACGCTCGACGACCTGATGAGGATCGTGCCCGGGCCGGACTTCCCGACCGGCGGGTTGATCCTGGGGCGCGCGGGCATCCGCTCGGCCTTCGAGACCGGCAGGGGGTCGATCCCGCTGCGCGCGCGCGCCGAGATCGAGGAGATGAAGGGCAACCGCCAGTGCATCGCGGTCAGTGAGATCCCGTACCAGGTCAACAAGTCCACGCTGCTCGAGAAGATCGCGGAGCTGGTGCGCGCCAAGGCGATCGAGGGAATCTCGGACCTGCGCGACGAATCCGACCGCTCCGGGATGCGGATCGTGATCGAGCTGAAGCGCGATGCGACGGCCGAGGTGGTTCTGAACCAGCTCTATCGCATGACGCAGCTGCAGACCTCCTTCGCGGTGAACTTCCTGGCGTTGAACAACGGCCGGCCGCAGCAGATGGGGCTGAAGGACGCCCTGATGGCGTTCATCGCCTTCCGCGAGGAGGTCATCCTGCGCCGGTCGCGCCATCGTCTGGCCAAGGCGCGCGAGCGGGGGCATCTGCTGATCGGCCTGGCGATCGCCGTGGCGAACATCGACGAGGTGATCCGCGTGATCCGCGCCAGCGCGGATGCCGCGACGGCCCGCGCCGCGCTGATGGACCGTGCCTGGCCGGCCGGCGATGTCGGCGTGTTGCTGGCGCTGGTGGACGACTATCGCAACGTCATCACGCCGGAGGGCACGGTGCGCCTGACGGAAGAACAGGCGCGCGGCATCCTGGAACTGCGGCTGCAGCGGCTGACGGGCCTCGAGCGCGACAAGATCACCGGCGAACTGGGCGAAGTGGGCGATCGCATCCGCGACCTGCTCGACATCCTGGGCAGCCGCGCGCGCCGCATGGAGGTGATGACCGCGGAACTGCTGAAGGTGCGCGCGGAGATCGCCTCCCCGCGCATGACGCAGATCGTCGACCACGTCGCCGACGTCGATGACGAGAGCCTGATCGAGCCTGGTACCATGGTGGTGACGCTGACGCGCGACGGCTACGTCAAGCGCACGCCGCTCGATACCTTCCGCGCGCAGGGGCGCGGCGGGAAGGGACGCACCGGGGCCGGCACGCGCGAGGACGATGTCGTCATCCGGTCCTTCGTCGCGCATACTCACCAGTTCGTGCTGTTCTTCACCAGCCGCGGCATGGCCTTCCGCGAGAAGGTCTGGCAGTTGCCGGAGGCGAGCCCGACGGCGCGGGGGCGTTCGCTGCGCCAGGTGCTGAACCTGCAGGATGGCGAGAGCGTCACCGCCGTGCTGCCGCTGCCACTCGACGAAACCCTGTGGGAAGGCCTGCACCTGGTCTTCGCGACCCTGCACGGCAATGTGCGGCGCAATCGGCTGTCGGATTTCCGCAATGTGCGGTCGTCGGGCCTGATCGCGATGAAGCTCGGGGAACGCGACAGCCTGATCGGCGTCTCGACCTGCCGCGAGGGCGATGACGTGATGCTCGCGACCAGGCTGGGCCGCTGCATCCGCTTCCAGGCGGAACCCGATACGCTGCGCCTGTTCGCCGGGCGCGATTCGGATGGCGTGCGCGGGATCCGCCTGCAGGAGGGCGACAGCGTCATCGCGCTGTCCGTGCTGCGCCACATCGAGGCCAGCCCGGCCGAGCGCGCGGCCTATCTCAAGGCCGCCGCGGCCAAGCGCCGTGCCGGCGACGAGGAAGCCGAAGCCCCGACCGCCGCCGACGACGCCGAGGAGCCGGTCGTCGAGATCGCGCTGACCCCCGAGCGCTTCGACGAACTCGAAGCCGCCGAGGAGATCATCCTCGCCGTCACCGATGGCGGGTTCGGCAAGCGCACCTCGGCGCATGAATACCGTGTCACCGGTCGTGGCGGGCAGGGCATCACCGGCATCACGCTGTCCAAGCGGACCGGGCGCGAGGTCGTCGCCACCTTCCCCGTGCGCCCCGGCGACCACCTGATGCTGGTGACCGATGGCGGCCAGCTGATCCGCATTGAGTCCGATGACGTGCGCATCACCGGCCGGCAGGGCATGGGCGTGACGTTGATGCGGCTGTCGGACGGGGAGCGCGTGATCTCCTGCTTCCCGATCGCCGACGAAGGCGAGGACGACGAGGCGGCAGCCGACCATGATTGA
- the yajC gene encoding preprotein translocase subunit YajC — MWTPFGISTAHAQDAGAGGAAGIVMQLLPLILIFVVFYFLLIRPQQKKMKEHREMLTQLKRNDRVVTAGGIVATITKVKEGSDEIEAEIAPNVRVSLVRGTITSVIRPQAANDEKPA, encoded by the coding sequence ATGTGGACCCCCTTCGGGATCTCGACCGCTCATGCCCAGGACGCCGGTGCCGGCGGTGCCGCGGGCATCGTCATGCAGCTGCTGCCGCTGATCCTGATCTTCGTCGTCTTCTATTTCCTGCTGATCCGCCCCCAGCAGAAGAAGATGAAGGAGCACCGCGAGATGCTCACGCAGCTCAAGCGCAACGACCGCGTGGTGACCGCGGGCGGCATCGTCGCGACCATCACCAAGGTCAAGGAAGGGTCGGACGAGATCGAGGCCGAGATCGCGCCGAATGTGCGGGTGTCCCTGGTGCGCGGGACGATCACCAGCGTGATCCGCCCGCAGGCGGCGAACGACGAGAAGCCGGCCTGA
- a CDS encoding ATP-binding protein: MHDPDLLPALTRIAEALERLAPPPAAAPSLTGADAFVWHPEPHPRLSPVPRVAAVPIDLLRGVERQKGLLLENTMRFARGFTANNAMLWGARGTGKSSLVKAAHAAANEELPGSLALIEIQREDIRTLPDLLGLLRAQDRRCLVFCDDLSFEREDADYKALKSVLDGGIEGRPANVLFYATSNRRHLMSRDMIENERAGAIHGNEAVEEKVSLSDRFGLWIGFHNADQDTFFAMLDGYAAHFGLPIGTEDLHAQAIEWSVTRGGRSGRVAWQFILDLAGRLGVKIAA, from the coding sequence ATGCACGATCCCGACCTGCTGCCCGCCCTGACCCGCATCGCCGAGGCGCTGGAGCGCCTGGCCCCGCCCCCCGCGGCCGCGCCCTCGCTCACGGGCGCCGATGCCTTCGTCTGGCATCCTGAACCGCATCCGCGACTTTCTCCCGTGCCGCGCGTGGCAGCCGTGCCGATCGACCTGCTGCGCGGGGTCGAACGCCAGAAGGGCCTGCTGCTCGAGAACACCATGCGCTTCGCCCGCGGCTTCACCGCCAACAACGCGATGCTCTGGGGCGCGCGCGGCACCGGCAAGTCCTCGCTGGTCAAGGCCGCGCACGCCGCGGCGAACGAGGAACTCCCGGGCAGCCTGGCACTCATAGAAATCCAGCGCGAGGACATCCGCACCCTGCCCGACCTGCTCGGCCTGCTGCGCGCGCAGGACCGCCGCTGCCTGGTGTTCTGCGACGACCTGTCCTTCGAACGCGAGGACGCCGACTACAAGGCGCTGAAGTCGGTGCTGGACGGCGGCATCGAGGGCCGGCCCGCCAACGTGCTGTTCTACGCCACGTCCAACCGCCGCCACCTGATGTCGCGCGACATGATCGAGAACGAGCGCGCCGGCGCCATCCACGGCAACGAGGCGGTGGAGGAGAAGGTCTCGCTGTCCGACCGTTTCGGCCTGTGGATCGGCTTCCACAACGCCGACCAGGACACTTTCTTCGCGATGCTCGACGGCTATGCCGCGCATTTCGGGCTGCCCATCGGCACCGAGGACCTGCACGCCCAGGCCATCGAATGGTCGGTCACGCGCGGCGGGCGATCGGGGCGCGTGGCCTGGCAGTTCATCCTGGACCTGGCCGGGCGGCTCGGCGTGAAGATCGCCGCCTGA
- the uvrA gene encoding excinuclease ABC subunit UvrA produces the protein MTGQIRIRGARQHNLKDVDLDIPRDTLTVVTGLSGSGKSSLAFDTIYAEGQRRYVESLSAYARQFLQLMQKPDVDSIEGLSPAISIEQKTTSHNPRSTVGTVTEIHDYMRLLWARVGVPYSPATGLPIEAQTVSQMVDRVMGMPEGTRLLLLAPVVRGKKGEYRKELADWQRRGFERVKINGTLHQISEAPKLDKKLKHDIEIVVDRIVVREGVAQRLADSFETALGLAEGIAYAENADTAERTVFSAKFACPVSGFSIEEIEPRLFSFNSPHGACPACDGLGTETFFDPQLVVPQDDVSLKDGAIMPWTGAQSPYYTQTLESLARHFKFAMTTPWQDIPAQVRQQILHGTGDDVVTLRYKDGLRAYEVKKPFEGVIPNLQRRFKETDNPWVREDLSRYQADKPCATCTGFRLKPQALSVKIAGKHIAEVSDLSIRRARDWFGTVMATLTPQRQEIARRILREIEDRLQFLVDVGLDYLSLSRSSATLSGGESQRIRLASQIGSGLTGVLYVLDEPSIGLHQRDNERLLTTLRRLRDLGNTVLVVEHDEDAIRQADYLVDIGPAAGAGGGRVIAQGTPAEVMANPASLTGQYLSGARRIEVPATRRKIDKKKQLRVVGATGNNLKNLTASIPLGTFACITGVSGGGKSTLVVETLYKAASRRLMGAAEVPAPHDRIEGLEHLDKIIDIDQSPIGRTPRSNPATYTGLFAPIRDWFAEMPDSRARGYKPGRFSFNVKGGRCEACQGDGLIKIEMHFLPDVYVTCDTCKGKRYNRETLEVKFRGKSIADVLDMTVDEGVEFFSAVPAIRDKLKVLKEVGLGYIHLGQQATTLSGGEAQRIKLSKELSRRATGRTLYILDEPTTGLHFEDVRKLLEVLHALVDQGNTVVVIEHNLEVIKTADWVLDLGPEGGEGGGRMVAEGTPEDIAATPESHTGRFLAPLLARTEAPARKRKRA, from the coding sequence ATGACCGGCCAGATCCGAATCCGCGGCGCGCGCCAGCACAACCTGAAGGATGTAGACCTCGACATCCCGCGCGACACGCTCACCGTCGTCACCGGCCTGTCGGGCTCGGGCAAGTCGTCCCTCGCCTTCGACACGATCTACGCCGAAGGCCAGCGCCGCTACGTCGAGTCGCTGTCGGCCTATGCGCGGCAGTTCCTGCAACTCATGCAGAAGCCCGACGTCGATTCGATCGAGGGCCTGTCGCCCGCCATCTCGATCGAACAGAAGACCACCAGCCACAACCCACGCTCCACCGTGGGTACAGTGACGGAAATCCACGACTACATGCGCCTGCTCTGGGCGCGCGTCGGCGTTCCCTATTCGCCCGCCACCGGCCTGCCGATCGAAGCGCAGACGGTTAGCCAGATGGTCGACCGCGTCATGGGCATGCCCGAGGGCACGCGCCTGCTGCTGCTCGCGCCCGTCGTGCGTGGCAAGAAGGGCGAATACCGCAAGGAACTCGCTGATTGGCAGCGCCGCGGCTTCGAACGCGTGAAGATCAACGGCACGCTGCACCAGATCAGCGAGGCGCCGAAGCTCGACAAGAAGCTGAAGCACGATATCGAGATCGTGGTCGACCGCATCGTGGTCCGCGAGGGTGTGGCGCAACGCCTGGCCGATTCCTTCGAGACCGCGCTCGGTCTCGCCGAAGGCATCGCCTACGCCGAGAACGCCGACACCGCCGAACGCACGGTGTTCAGCGCAAAATTCGCCTGTCCGGTCAGCGGCTTCAGCATCGAGGAAATCGAGCCGCGCCTGTTCTCCTTCAACTCGCCCCATGGCGCCTGCCCGGCTTGCGACGGCCTCGGCACCGAGACCTTCTTCGACCCGCAGCTGGTGGTTCCGCAGGACGATGTCTCGCTGAAGGACGGCGCCATCATGCCCTGGACCGGCGCGCAATCGCCCTACTACACGCAAACGCTCGAGAGCCTCGCGCGCCACTTCAAGTTCGCCATGACCACGCCGTGGCAGGACATCCCGGCGCAGGTCCGCCAGCAGATCCTGCACGGCACCGGCGATGACGTCGTCACGCTCCGCTACAAGGACGGTCTGCGCGCCTATGAGGTGAAGAAGCCCTTCGAAGGCGTCATCCCGAACCTGCAGCGCCGCTTCAAGGAGACCGACAATCCCTGGGTGCGCGAGGACCTGTCGCGCTACCAGGCCGACAAGCCCTGCGCGACCTGCACCGGCTTCCGCCTGAAGCCGCAGGCACTGTCGGTGAAGATCGCCGGCAAGCACATCGCCGAGGTCAGCGACCTGTCGATCCGCCGCGCGCGCGACTGGTTCGGCACGGTGATGGCGACCCTCACGCCGCAGCGCCAGGAGATCGCGCGCCGCATCCTGCGCGAGATCGAGGACCGCCTGCAGTTCCTGGTGGATGTCGGGCTGGACTACCTCAGCCTCAGCCGGTCCTCGGCCACGCTGTCGGGTGGCGAATCGCAGCGCATCCGCCTCGCCTCGCAGATCGGCTCCGGCCTGACCGGCGTGCTGTATGTGCTCGACGAACCCAGCATCGGCCTGCACCAGCGCGACAACGAACGCCTGCTGACCACGCTGCGGCGCCTGCGCGACCTCGGCAACACCGTGCTGGTGGTCGAACACGACGAGGATGCGATCCGCCAGGCCGACTACCTCGTGGATATCGGCCCCGCCGCCGGCGCGGGCGGCGGGCGCGTCATCGCGCAAGGCACGCCGGCCGAGGTCATGGCCAACCCCGCGAGCCTCACCGGTCAGTACCTCTCCGGCGCGCGGCGCATCGAAGTCCCCGCCACGCGCCGCAAGATCGACAAGAAGAAGCAGCTGCGCGTCGTCGGCGCCACCGGCAACAACCTCAAGAACCTGACGGCGTCGATCCCGCTCGGCACCTTCGCCTGCATCACCGGCGTCTCCGGCGGCGGCAAGTCCACGCTGGTGGTGGAGACGCTCTACAAGGCCGCCTCGCGCCGCCTGATGGGCGCCGCCGAAGTGCCTGCCCCGCACGACCGCATCGAAGGGCTCGAGCACCTCGACAAGATCATCGACATCGACCAGTCGCCGATCGGCCGCACCCCACGCTCCAACCCCGCGACCTACACCGGCCTGTTCGCGCCCATCCGCGACTGGTTCGCCGAAATGCCCGACAGCCGCGCGCGCGGCTACAAGCCCGGCCGCTTCTCCTTCAACGTGAAGGGCGGCCGTTGCGAGGCCTGCCAGGGCGACGGCCTCATCAAGATCGAGATGCACTTCCTGCCCGACGTCTACGTCACCTGCGACACCTGCAAGGGCAAGCGCTACAACCGCGAGACGCTGGAGGTGAAGTTCCGCGGCAAGTCGATCGCCGACGTGCTCGACATGACGGTGGACGAAGGCGTGGAGTTCTTCTCCGCGGTGCCGGCCATCCGCGACAAGCTGAAGGTGCTGAAGGAAGTCGGCCTCGGCTACATCCACCTGGGCCAGCAGGCGACCACGCTGTCGGGCGGCGAGGCGCAGCGCATCAAGCTGTCGAAGGAACTCTCCCGCCGCGCCACCGGCCGCACGCTGTACATCCTCGACGAACCGACCACCGGCCTGCATTTCGAGGATGTGCGCAAGTTGCTCGAAGTGCTGCACGCGTTGGTGGACCAGGGCAACACCGTCGTGGTGATCGAACACAACCTGGAGGTCATCAAGACCGCCGACTGGGTGCTCGACCTCGGCCCCGAGGGCGGCGAGGGCGGCGGGCGCATGGTCGCCGAAGGCACGCCCGAGGACATCGCCGCCACGCCGGAAAGCCACACCGGCCGCTTCCTCGCGCCGCTGCTCGCGCGCACCGAGGCACCCGCGCGCAAGCGCAAGCGCGCCTGA
- the ssb gene encoding single-stranded DNA-binding protein has product MAGINKVIILGRLGRDPEVRNFQNGGKVVNLRIATSERYKDREGNQQERTEWHSVAIFNDRLGEVAEKYLRKGSEVYIEGQIETRKWADKDGQDRYTTEVVLRQYRGELQLVGGRGGGAGDDGGGGYAERSGGGGGGYGDRPSGGAPRGEGGGGGSSRAPSRGGGWDSKKTDLDDEIPF; this is encoded by the coding sequence ATGGCGGGCATCAACAAGGTGATTATCCTGGGGCGGCTCGGCCGCGACCCCGAGGTGCGGAATTTCCAGAATGGCGGCAAGGTCGTGAACCTGCGCATTGCAACCAGCGAGCGATACAAAGACCGCGAAGGCAACCAGCAGGAACGTACCGAGTGGCATTCGGTCGCGATCTTCAACGATCGCCTCGGCGAAGTGGCCGAGAAATACCTGCGCAAGGGCAGCGAGGTCTACATCGAGGGCCAGATCGAGACCCGCAAATGGGCCGACAAGGATGGGCAGGATCGCTACACGACCGAAGTCGTGCTGCGCCAATACCGCGGTGAGTTGCAGCTGGTCGGCGGGCGCGGCGGCGGGGCCGGCGACGATGGCGGCGGCGGATATGCCGAACGCTCCGGCGGCGGTGGTGGTGGGTATGGCGACCGGCCATCCGGCGGAGCACCGCGCGGCGAGGGCGGCGGCGGCGGGTCGTCGCGCGCGCCGTCGCGCGGAGGCGGCTGGGATTCCAAGAAGACCGACCTCGACGACGAGATTCCGTTCTGA
- a CDS encoding squalene/phytoene synthase family protein, producing the protein MSLSPIGAFARSHDPDRFLCALFAAPERREALFALIALNHELARAREATTNPMAALIRLQWWRDAIEEARLGHPPRRHEVAAPLAQAIAAGALEPGALLALVDAREAEAEEAIATEQDFVAWLRGTAGGWSAAAGLALGVDAAQGEVLRGLGAAYGLAGALRSITAHAAQGRCLLPADRLAQVGLSAEAVIADPGVPAVVSLVREMAAEGLVALGAARRDVPAGAIAAALPAVLAQRDLARLARGRTVPAGRGVLDRLAVMRRGAAGRL; encoded by the coding sequence GTGAGCCTTTCGCCGATCGGCGCCTTTGCGCGCAGCCACGACCCGGACCGCTTCCTCTGCGCCCTGTTCGCCGCGCCGGAGCGGCGCGAGGCGCTGTTCGCGCTGATCGCGCTCAACCACGAACTGGCCCGCGCGCGGGAAGCCACGACCAACCCGATGGCCGCGCTGATCCGCCTGCAATGGTGGCGCGACGCGATCGAGGAAGCGCGCCTGGGCCACCCGCCGCGCCGCCACGAGGTGGCCGCGCCGCTGGCGCAGGCGATCGCCGCGGGCGCGCTGGAGCCGGGCGCGCTGCTGGCGCTGGTCGATGCGCGCGAGGCCGAGGCGGAGGAGGCGATCGCAACGGAACAGGATTTCGTCGCGTGGCTGCGGGGCACGGCCGGCGGCTGGTCGGCCGCGGCCGGCTTGGCGCTCGGGGTGGATGCTGCGCAGGGCGAGGTGCTGCGCGGCCTGGGCGCCGCCTATGGCCTGGCCGGCGCGCTGCGCAGCATTACCGCCCATGCGGCGCAGGGGCGTTGCCTGCTGCCGGCCGACCGGCTCGCGCAGGTGGGGCTGTCGGCCGAGGCGGTGATCGCCGATCCCGGCGTCCCGGCGGTCGTTTCCCTGGTGCGCGAGATGGCAGCCGAGGGGCTGGTGGCGCTCGGCGCCGCGCGGCGGGACGTGCCGGCGGGCGCGATCGCGGCGGCGCTGCCGGCGGTGCTGGCGCAGCGCGACCTGGCACGGCTGGCGCGCGGCCGCACAGTGCCCGCGGGGCGCGGCGTACTGGACCGGCTGGCGGTGATGCGCCGCGGCGCCGCCGGGCGGCTGTAA
- a CDS encoding superoxide dismutase, whose translation MAFSLPPLPYATGALAANGMCQETLELHHGKHHNAYVTALNGLVESKGLAGKSLEAICAEAGKQGTDGLPVLNQAGQHYNHCLFWNVMAPGGAHGESVPAALAAKIDSDLGGLAAFKDAFKAAGATQFGSGWAWLVIGGDGKLKVTKTPNGANPISTGEGQPILGCDVWEHAYYLDFRNVRPNYLANFLDKLVNWDVVAELMGKGGFTAGQSA comes from the coding sequence ATGGCCTTCAGCCTGCCCCCGCTGCCCTACGCCACCGGCGCGCTCGCCGCCAACGGCATGTGCCAGGAGACGCTCGAACTCCATCACGGCAAGCACCACAACGCCTACGTCACCGCGCTGAACGGCCTGGTCGAGAGCAAGGGCCTCGCCGGCAAGTCGCTCGAGGCGATCTGCGCCGAAGCCGGCAAGCAGGGCACCGATGGCCTGCCCGTGCTGAACCAGGCCGGCCAGCACTACAACCACTGCCTGTTCTGGAACGTCATGGCCCCGGGCGGCGCGCATGGCGAAAGCGTGCCGGCCGCGCTGGCCGCCAAGATCGACAGCGACCTTGGCGGCCTGGCGGCGTTCAAGGACGCCTTCAAGGCAGCGGGGGCCACGCAGTTCGGCTCCGGCTGGGCCTGGCTCGTGATCGGCGGCGACGGCAAGCTGAAGGTCACCAAGACCCCCAACGGCGCGAACCCGATCAGCACCGGCGAAGGCCAGCCGATCCTGGGCTGCGACGTGTGGGAACACGCCTACTACCTGGATTTCCGCAACGTGCGCCCGAACTACCTGGCGAACTTCCTGGACAAGCTGGTGAACTGGGACGTGGTCGCGGAGCTGATGGGCAAGGGCGGGTTCACCGCCGGCCAGTCGGCCTGA